A DNA window from Halorussus salinus contains the following coding sequences:
- the tnpA gene encoding IS200/IS605 family transposase produces MEYDLDSGSHSTYSLHYHLILTTKYRRGVLTEERTQFIHEVISGFADNYGVELTNLDGEDDHVHILFRAKPTTDLVKFINTVKGATARRIRNEYEDELKTDLWGDSFWNDSYCLISTGQVSLDVLKQYVEDQRE; encoded by the coding sequence ATGGAATACGACCTCGATTCAGGTTCGCACTCGACGTATTCGCTCCATTACCACCTGATACTCACCACGAAGTATCGGCGCGGAGTGTTAACCGAGGAGCGAACCCAATTCATTCACGAGGTCATCAGCGGGTTCGCGGACAACTACGGTGTCGAACTGACCAACCTTGACGGCGAAGACGACCACGTTCACATCCTGTTCCGAGCGAAACCCACCACGGACCTCGTGAAGTTCATCAACACGGTCAAGGGCGCAACCGCCCGCCGAATCCGCAACGAGTACGAAGATGAACTGAAGACCGACCTGTGGGGCGACTCCTTCTGGAACGACTCGTACTGCCTCATTTCGACGGGGCAGGTGTCGCTGGATGTGCTGAAGCAGTACGTCGAAGACCAACGCGAGTAG
- a CDS encoding RNA-guided endonuclease InsQ/TnpB family protein gives MYYAYKYRLEPSDAHREELDRHRDICRQLYNHTRYRLNEYQDDHGELPSMTTLRSELPDLKKWWDDLSDVYSKVLQTVVERLFDNLKSLSALKNNGYGVGQLKWKPPREFRSFTYSQSGFKLDKKGGRTVLSLSKLADIPIRLYRPIPDDATVKQVTLKKEPTGEWFATFGVQMDRELPEPPEKPERCVGIDVGILKYAHDTDGHAVESVDLSDERERLEREQRKLSRKEHGSNNYEQQRRKVAECHADLRRKRRDFLHKLSNFYAREYDLVAVEDLNVKGMMESASNSRNTASAAWRTFLRMLEYKCEREGTHFVAVEPAGTTKECAACGVETDKPLWVREHSCPSCGFTADRDANAARNILSRGAKHVGEGRSESTPVETALPTGTTTVPAKRVLEAGSPTLKEQTASAVSE, from the coding sequence ATGTACTACGCCTACAAGTATCGCCTCGAACCGTCCGATGCCCACCGCGAGGAGTTGGACCGCCACCGCGATATTTGTCGGCAACTGTACAACCACACGCGCTATCGCCTCAACGAGTACCAAGACGACCACGGCGAACTGCCGTCCATGACCACCCTGCGGTCGGAACTCCCCGACCTCAAAAAATGGTGGGACGATCTCTCGGACGTGTATTCGAAGGTTCTTCAAACAGTCGTCGAACGCCTGTTCGATAACCTCAAGAGCCTCTCTGCACTCAAGAACAACGGCTACGGCGTCGGCCAACTCAAGTGGAAGCCACCACGGGAGTTCCGTAGTTTCACGTATAGTCAGTCTGGCTTCAAGCTCGACAAGAAGGGCGGTCGGACTGTGCTGTCACTCTCGAAACTTGCGGATATCCCGATTCGACTCTACCGACCCATCCCCGACGACGCTACGGTGAAACAGGTCACGCTCAAGAAGGAACCGACGGGCGAGTGGTTCGCCACCTTCGGGGTTCAAATGGACCGAGAACTGCCCGAGCCGCCTGAGAAACCCGAGCGGTGCGTCGGTATCGACGTGGGGATTCTCAAGTACGCCCACGACACCGACGGTCACGCCGTCGAATCGGTTGACCTCTCGGACGAACGCGAACGGTTGGAACGCGAACAACGGAAACTTTCGCGGAAGGAACACGGGTCGAACAACTACGAGCAACAACGGCGGAAAGTCGCGGAGTGTCACGCAGACCTCCGCCGCAAGCGCCGTGACTTCTTGCACAAACTCTCGAACTTCTACGCTCGGGAATACGACCTTGTAGCCGTAGAGGACTTGAACGTGAAGGGGATGATGGAGTCGGCGTCGAACAGTCGCAATACGGCGTCTGCTGCGTGGCGAACGTTCCTCCGGATGCTCGAATACAAGTGTGAACGCGAAGGGACGCACTTCGTGGCGGTTGAACCAGCAGGGACGACCAAGGAGTGCGCGGCGTGTGGCGTTGAGACGGACAAGCCGCTGTGGGTCCGCGAACATTCCTGTCCGTCGTGCGGATTCACCGCCGACAGGGACGCGAACGCGGCGCGAAACATTCTTTCTCGTGGTGCGAAACACGTAGGAGAGGGACGCTCCGAATCAACGCCTGTGGAGACTGCGCTCCCTACGGGAACCACGACAGTTCCTGCAAAGCGCGTCTTGGAAGCAGGAAGCCCTACCCTCAAGGAGCAAACGGCGTCAGCCGTGAGCGAATAG
- a CDS encoding SPFH domain-containing protein: MNNPFYELGRLSAGRNVSRLLASVVAVLALLFVLPLADPLTVAGLLALGLVLAVLSSAVEIVGPYEKRALTVFGEYRKLLGPGLNVVPPLVSKTHTFDMRTQTLDVAEQEAITEDNSPVTADAVIYLRVMDAEKAYLEVEDYEKAVSDLAQTTLRAVIGDMELDDTLRQQREINDRIQRELDRPTDEWGVRVEAVEVQSVMPTPTVVDAMEQQTAAERRRRAMILEAQGERRSAVEKAEGEKASEVIRAQGEKQSQILEAQGDSISTVLRAESAQSMGERAVIDKGLETLDAIGQGDSTSFVLPQELSSMVGRYGKHLTGSDVKERNGELDSLDFDAETEELLGLDEVDELAGGVDTDETAELDETAEVADPESE; this comes from the coding sequence ATGAATAATCCCTTCTACGAGTTGGGGCGACTCTCCGCCGGGCGCAACGTCTCGCGTCTGCTGGCGAGCGTCGTCGCCGTCCTCGCGCTTCTCTTCGTCCTCCCCTTGGCGGACCCCCTGACAGTCGCGGGACTGCTGGCGCTCGGACTCGTCCTCGCGGTGCTTTCCAGCGCGGTCGAAATCGTGGGTCCCTACGAGAAGCGCGCGCTGACGGTGTTCGGCGAGTACCGGAAACTGCTGGGACCGGGGCTGAACGTCGTCCCGCCGCTGGTGAGCAAGACTCACACCTTCGACATGCGGACCCAGACCCTCGACGTGGCCGAGCAGGAGGCCATCACCGAGGACAACTCGCCCGTGACCGCCGACGCGGTCATCTACCTCCGCGTGATGGACGCCGAGAAGGCGTATCTGGAGGTCGAGGACTACGAGAAGGCGGTCTCGGACCTCGCCCAGACGACGCTCCGAGCGGTCATCGGCGACATGGAACTGGACGACACGCTCCGCCAGCAACGGGAGATAAACGACCGCATCCAGCGGGAACTCGACCGGCCGACCGACGAGTGGGGCGTCCGCGTCGAAGCCGTCGAGGTCCAGTCGGTGATGCCGACGCCGACCGTCGTGGACGCGATGGAGCAACAGACCGCCGCCGAGCGCCGCCGCCGCGCGATGATTCTCGAAGCGCAGGGCGAGCGCCGGAGCGCCGTCGAGAAAGCCGAAGGCGAGAAGGCGTCGGAGGTCATCCGCGCGCAGGGCGAAAAGCAGAGCCAGATTCTCGAAGCGCAGGGCGACTCGATTTCGACGGTCCTCCGCGCCGAGTCCGCCCAGTCGATGGGCGAGCGCGCGGTCATCGACAAGGGACTGGAGACGCTGGACGCCATCGGACAGGGCGACTCGACCAGTTTCGTCCTGCCCCAAGAACTCTCGTCGATGGTGGGTCGCTACGGCAAGCACCTCACCGGGAGCGACGTGAAAGAACGGAACGGCGAACTCGACAGCCTCGACTTCGACGCCGAGACCGAGGAGCTACTTGGACTGGACGAGGTGGACGAACTGGCGGGCGGCGTGGACACCGACGAGACCGCCGAACTGGACGAGACCGCCGAAGTCGCCGACCCCGAGTCGGAGTAG